Sequence from the Vibrio alfacsensis genome:
CGAACAAATTCAAGACCATTCCAATCTTCAGGGAACATTTCGTAAACCGTTGGTAGATGCTGGAAGAAGTTGACTGTTGACGCCCAGTCTAGACGCTTCGCAGCACAAGGAATAAGTAACGCATTAGATGCATACATGGCATTCCATACTAGCGGGTCTACGTGTGGACCGGTATCTATCATGATAACGTCGAAGTCATTCGCAATCTTGTCAATCAACTGCTCTTTAAGCAGACGAACGATGTCAAGCGATGGGTCTTCAGACAATGTTTGCCACGCTTCTGCATTAAACATTGCGTCTTCTGGGAATGCAGAAATCGACTTCAAGTTCGGATATTGTGTTGGGAGCAATACATTTTTATGTAGGAATTCGCGATCGATCTCTACACCATCAGGTACGTTGCCCAACATGATATCAACCGCTGAATAGATGTTGTCATGTTCTGCTACACTGATTTGTGGGTTTAGGAATAAACGTAAAGAACCTTGAGGGTCAAGGTCAATCAAACAAATGCGGTAACGTTTATCCAAATTTAGCGCCAAGCAAGCAGCCAAATGTACTGCAGTCATCGATTTTCCCGTACCGCCTTTTTGGTTTTGTACGTTGATGATCCACGGTTTGTTTTCAGAGTTTTTCTTACGTTCATGGAACTTAGGCACTTCTGCCGCATCCATTAGCATGTGTGCTTCTTCAAGCGTAATCGAATAATGGTTGGCGTTATTCTTTGTAAATTGATGGCCTTGCGCTTCCATCTTGCCAATCGCATCGTCGAGTTTACGACGCGTTAATCCAGAGCGGGTTTCCATCATTGCTTTAGACATTGGTGGGAAGTAGTTATCACTGCGCTCTTCCAAAACAATCTCGATACGGTCAGCTTGAACCTGCTGTGTCAGTTCTGCTAGCTCTTGGAGATTTTCAATCGTTTTTTCTCTTTTCATGCCACATTCCGTTGGAAGGATATCTACTTTCAATTGTACAGCACTGCAATTCTAAAACAACAAAAAGGTGAACATACATTTTGAATAGCCATCACATAAAAACAGCGACAAACTCCAGTTTTATGAATAATTGGTCAAAACATATCAAAATCAGTTCAATTTTCTTTGAACAACACTCCAAAACTTAAAACACATTTTAAGAGTTACAGCGTCACGCATTTACAATGTAAATTAGCAATATTTGCGGAACGATTATAAAACATCACTAAATTACGGAAAGTGTGAGTTCAATCTAAAATAAAATTTCTTGCGTAAATGACAAGAGAATATAAGTTGCGAATCAGTAACCATGATCATGCATCCGGTAAGATATTCTCAAAAAGACATCATACTCTCGGAAGAATGATCAAGAGCGTTCCTGATCATTCTTCCGCTTAAAACTAAAATAGGAAAGCATGATCAAGGGATAACAATGAAAAAGCACTCGCCAAAACGTTGATTGCCACTCGATCCATTTCACGGAAAAATGATCAAGTGATAATATCTCTCGGAAGCATGCTTTTGATGAGTAAGTTACGGCAGAATGCAGATAGACTGGGGCATTGAGGGAAGAAAACAGCGCTTGCCATCGGAACGATGAAACCATCAAAAATTAAAATGACATCTGTCAATTGATGATCATGCTTCCGCCACTTTACAAATCATCGCGTGACGTGAGTGAAAACAACCTATTATGGATAAACTTTCACCACGCGATGAATTTCCGAACAAATTTCATAAATAAAGACCAAAATTCTTCTCACTTGATCATCGATCCGGGTGTAAAATAATAGGCAGTCACGATCATGACGAAACGTTTTATCACTTCACTCATCCAT
This genomic interval carries:
- a CDS encoding AAA family ATPase; this encodes MKREKTIENLQELAELTQQVQADRIEIVLEERSDNYFPPMSKAMMETRSGLTRRKLDDAIGKMEAQGHQFTKNNANHYSITLEEAHMLMDAAEVPKFHERKKNSENKPWIINVQNQKGGTGKSMTAVHLAACLALNLDKRYRICLIDLDPQGSLRLFLNPQISVAEHDNIYSAVDIMLGNVPDGVEIDREFLHKNVLLPTQYPNLKSISAFPEDAMFNAEAWQTLSEDPSLDIVRLLKEQLIDKIANDFDVIMIDTGPHVDPLVWNAMYASNALLIPCAAKRLDWASTVNFFQHLPTVYEMFPEDWNGLEFVRLMPTMFEDDNKKQVSVLTEMNYLLGDQVMMATIPRSRAFETCADTYSTVFDLTVGDFEGGKKTLATAQDAVHKSALELERVLHSNWPSLNQG